Proteins from a genomic interval of Clostridium scatologenes:
- a CDS encoding DUF4179 domain-containing protein, giving the protein MENEFDIKLKEYLNKNENIEVPEKISLGVDEVLMNLNNRNKKNNIKKVIVAAVVVIISILGIGSAFPALAEEIPVINKIIGKNSIFNRDYEQFNHFDNLKNIQNNSTNIEQTIKDNNISVTLKEIAYDGAALYIIYEEKGIEVSEKDCFNEKQKLSIDGKPFEAGAIIPEKINNDTVRVTEVYPIVGEKNIPDKFNVEINITQIHGYNGKWNFNLRIDKNQLAKNLNIKKIDKIITVGWDRAKILSLTQTSAYVRLNVEHTHYKPDKYYFSILDDKGNELQGVDMGGITKKGMNKIVTSFFKADKKQKISKIRVIESKIGYFSPNKIKHRSYLELNDTVPKTISIGANKEVKVTKIQEKDNYYEVILQTKDLSIQQYGVFSGGISLYNKGKSESDNEAYSTIKLDELGNNSYKVSVPKKDVKNGKSVLAFGNYDETIKELTEINLK; this is encoded by the coding sequence ATGGAAAATGAATTTGATATAAAGTTAAAAGAATATCTTAATAAAAATGAAAATATAGAAGTGCCGGAGAAAATTTCTCTAGGTGTTGATGAAGTATTGATGAATTTGAATAATAGAAATAAGAAAAATAACATAAAAAAAGTAATTGTGGCAGCTGTTGTAGTTATAATATCAATATTAGGAATTGGGTCAGCTTTTCCAGCATTAGCGGAAGAAATTCCTGTAATTAATAAAATAATTGGTAAAAATTCTATTTTTAATAGGGATTACGAACAATTTAATCATTTTGATAATCTTAAAAACATACAGAATAATTCTACAAATATAGAACAAACAATAAAGGATAATAATATTTCAGTAACATTAAAGGAAATAGCTTATGACGGAGCAGCTTTATATATTATTTATGAAGAAAAAGGAATAGAAGTTTCTGAAAAAGATTGTTTTAATGAGAAACAAAAATTAAGTATAGATGGAAAACCATTTGAAGCTGGAGCTATAATACCAGAAAAGATAAATAATGATACTGTGAGAGTTACAGAAGTATATCCTATCGTTGGAGAAAAAAATATTCCAGATAAGTTTAATGTGGAGATTAATATTACTCAAATACATGGGTATAATGGAAAATGGAATTTCAATCTTAGAATTGATAAAAATCAACTTGCTAAAAATTTAAATATAAAGAAAATAGATAAAATTATAACAGTAGGCTGGGATAGAGCTAAAATACTTTCATTAACCCAAACTTCAGCTTATGTAAGACTTAACGTTGAACACACTCATTATAAGCCGGATAAATATTACTTTTCAATATTAGATGATAAAGGCAATGAACTTCAAGGTGTTGATATGGGTGGAATTACAAAAAAAGGAATGAATAAAATTGTTACAAGTTTTTTTAAGGCAGATAAAAAACAAAAAATATCAAAAATAAGAGTAATAGAAAGCAAAATAGGATATTTTTCACCAAATAAAATAAAACATAGAAGTTATTTAGAATTAAATGATACAGTTCCAAAAACAATATCTATTGGAGCAAATAAAGAAGTGAAAGTTACTAAAATTCAAGAAAAAGATAACTATTATGAAGTTATTTTACAAACAAAGGATCTATCTATACAGCAATATGGAGTTTTTTCAGGTGGAATATCTTTATATAATAAGGGAAAAAGTGAAAGTGATAATGAAGCTTATAGTACAATTAAATTAGATGAACTTGGAAACAATAGTTATAAAGTTTCTGTACCTAAAAAAGATGTTAAGAATGGAAAAAGTGTTTTGGCTTTTGGAAATTATGATGAAACTATAAAGGAATTAACTGAAATTAACTTAAAATAA
- a CDS encoding RNA polymerase sigma factor translates to MEYIILIRKAKKGDGNAFSKLIKAYEKDLYRVSKAMVKNDDDALDCIQDTILKAYENIKKLEKEQYFKTWFIKILINRCNSLIAKRKKIVSYSEVFTEDEEDNITEKIEVKSAVEKLEDELKILVMLYYFEDMSIKDIGESLKIPEGTVKSRLSRARSYLKELLEDDKRSII, encoded by the coding sequence ATGGAATATATAATATTAATTAGGAAAGCAAAAAAAGGAGATGGAAATGCTTTTTCAAAACTAATAAAAGCTTATGAAAAAGATTTATACAGGGTTAGTAAAGCCATGGTGAAAAATGATGATGATGCTTTAGATTGTATACAGGATACAATTTTAAAGGCTTATGAAAATATTAAAAAATTAGAGAAAGAGCAATATTTTAAAACATGGTTTATAAAAATTTTGATAAATAGGTGTAATTCCTTAATAGCTAAAAGGAAAAAGATTGTTTCCTATTCAGAAGTTTTTACAGAAGATGAAGAAGATAATATTACTGAAAAAATAGAAGTGAAGAGTGCTGTGGAAAAGCTGGAGGATGAACTAAAAATACTTGTGATGTTGTACTATTTTGAAGATATGAGTATAAAAGATATAGGTGAGAGTTTAAAAATACCTGAAGGAACAGTGAAATCAAGGTTATCCAGGGCAAGAAGTTATCTTAAAGAATTATTAGAAGATGATAAAAGGAGTATAATTTAG
- a CDS encoding complex I 24 kDa subunit family protein encodes MDVCKLDNEKLKELSSYIDNLEEKEGSLINVLHKAQAIFGYLPEELQIFIANKLDITAAKVFGVVTFYSYFTMEPRGKHVISICMGTACFVKGAEKVLEEFRKQLKVKDGFSTEDGLFTIDILRCVGACGLAPVVVIDGMVYGKVKVEDVEGILSQYTVD; translated from the coding sequence ATGGATGTATGCAAATTAGACAATGAAAAATTAAAAGAACTCTCCTCCTATATAGATAATTTAGAAGAAAAGGAAGGTTCTCTTATAAATGTTCTTCACAAGGCACAAGCCATATTTGGATATCTTCCTGAAGAATTACAAATATTTATTGCCAACAAGCTTGATATTACTGCTGCCAAAGTATTTGGTGTAGTCACTTTTTATTCATACTTCACTATGGAACCTAGAGGTAAGCACGTAATAAGCATATGTATGGGTACTGCCTGCTTTGTAAAGGGAGCAGAAAAGGTTTTAGAAGAATTTAGGAAGCAACTCAAAGTAAAAGATGGATTCTCCACAGAAGATGGACTATTCACCATAGATATTTTAAGATGTGTTGGTGCTTGCGGTCTTGCACCAGTAGTTGTAATTGATGGAATGGTTTATGGAAAAGTAAAGGTTGAAGATGTTGAAGGAATATTAAGTCAATATACTGTAGATTAA
- a CDS encoding NADH-quinone oxidoreductase subunit NuoF: MDKIKSFEELTALREKFKTKVENRTIENADKNIKKSILVCGGTGCHASKSLDVIKTLEKEIKNAGLENEVNVVSTGCFGFCEKGPIVKVVPDNVFYVEVTAEKAKLIVYEHISKNIIVDELLYKEPSSNNKISKQRDIPFYKKQKRIALRNCGLINPEDITEYIAMNGYEALGKVLTQMTPDSVIDEIKKSGLRGRGGGGFPTGIKWEMTKKSNSDTKFIICNADEGDPGAFMDRSILEGDPNSVLEAMAIAGYCIGANKGYIYIRAEYPLAIGRLRIAIKQAYDLGLLGDNIFGTNFSFHIDLKYGAGAFICGEETALINSIEGGRGEPTVKPPFPSQIGLWKKPTNINNVETLANICPIILKGSEWFSSIGTEKSKGTKVFALAGKINNVGLVEVPMGITLREIIFDLGGGIRGGKKFKAVQTGGPSGGCIPADHLDIPIDYESLTEIGSMMGSGGMIVMDEDDCMVNISKFYLQFSVDESCGRCTACRIGNKRLLEILEDITKGKGTMEHLEGLKDLSYVIKDSSLCGLGQTSPNPIISTMKFFWDEYVAHVKDKRCPAGVCTALLKYNIDPEKCIGCTACTRVCPTEAISGAVKKTHVINKEKCINCGGCSTVCKFSAITKQ, translated from the coding sequence ATGGATAAAATTAAATCCTTTGAAGAACTAACAGCTTTACGGGAAAAATTCAAAACTAAAGTTGAAAATCGTACCATTGAAAATGCAGATAAAAATATAAAAAAGAGCATACTTGTATGTGGTGGAACAGGGTGTCATGCTTCAAAAAGTTTAGATGTAATCAAAACATTAGAAAAGGAAATCAAAAATGCAGGTTTAGAAAATGAAGTTAATGTTGTTTCCACAGGCTGCTTTGGATTTTGTGAAAAAGGTCCTATCGTTAAAGTTGTACCTGATAATGTTTTTTACGTTGAAGTCACTGCTGAAAAAGCAAAGTTAATTGTATATGAACATATTTCAAAAAACATAATCGTTGATGAATTATTATATAAAGAGCCATCTTCAAACAATAAAATATCTAAACAAAGAGATATTCCATTTTATAAAAAACAAAAAAGAATTGCTCTTAGAAACTGTGGTCTTATAAACCCCGAAGATATTACTGAATACATAGCAATGAATGGTTATGAAGCTTTAGGTAAAGTTTTAACACAAATGACTCCTGATAGTGTAATTGATGAAATAAAGAAAAGTGGCCTTAGAGGCCGTGGTGGTGGTGGATTTCCTACAGGCATAAAATGGGAAATGACCAAAAAATCCAACTCTGATACAAAATTTATAATTTGCAATGCTGATGAAGGTGATCCTGGTGCTTTTATGGATAGAAGTATCTTAGAAGGAGATCCTAACTCTGTACTTGAAGCTATGGCTATTGCAGGTTACTGTATAGGTGCAAATAAAGGCTACATTTATATTAGAGCTGAATATCCTCTTGCAATAGGCAGATTAAGAATTGCCATAAAACAAGCTTATGATTTAGGTTTATTAGGTGACAATATTTTTGGCACTAATTTTTCCTTTCATATTGATTTAAAATATGGTGCTGGAGCTTTCATATGTGGTGAAGAAACTGCACTTATAAATTCCATAGAAGGTGGTCGTGGTGAGCCTACTGTAAAACCTCCTTTCCCTTCTCAGATAGGATTGTGGAAAAAGCCTACTAATATAAATAATGTAGAAACTTTAGCAAATATTTGTCCTATTATATTAAAGGGTTCTGAATGGTTTAGTTCTATAGGAACTGAAAAAAGTAAAGGTACTAAAGTTTTTGCATTGGCAGGTAAAATTAATAATGTTGGTCTCGTAGAAGTACCTATGGGAATAACTTTAAGAGAAATAATATTTGATTTGGGTGGAGGTATTCGAGGCGGCAAAAAATTTAAGGCCGTTCAAACTGGTGGACCTTCTGGAGGATGTATTCCTGCTGATCACTTGGATATTCCTATTGATTATGAAAGTCTTACTGAAATAGGGTCAATGATGGGTTCTGGCGGAATGATAGTAATGGATGAAGACGACTGCATGGTAAATATATCAAAATTTTATCTTCAATTTAGTGTAGATGAATCCTGTGGAAGATGTACTGCTTGCAGAATTGGAAATAAGAGACTTCTAGAAATTTTAGAGGATATCACTAAAGGAAAAGGTACCATGGAACATCTTGAAGGACTAAAAGATTTATCCTATGTAATAAAGGATTCATCTCTATGCGGCCTTGGCCAAACATCACCTAATCCAATTATAAGTACAATGAAATTTTTCTGGGATGAATATGTAGCTCATGTAAAAGATAAACGCTGTCCTGCCGGAGTTTGCACTGCACTTTTAAAATACAATATAGATCCAGAAAAATGTATTGGATGTACAGCTTGCACAAGGGTGTGTCCTACAGAAGCTATTTCTGGTGCAGTTAAGAAAACTCATGTAATAAATAAAGAAAAATGTATAAATTGTGGTGGCTGCAGTACTGTTTGTAAGTTTTCTGCTATTACAAAGCAATAA
- a CDS encoding NADH-dependent [FeFe] hydrogenase, group A6, with amino-acid sequence MKMVNLTINDEKVSVPEGTTILDAAKKININIPTLCYLDLHDIKMVNRTSSCRVCLVEVEGRRNLAPSCSTEAFEGMIVRTNSPRAIKARRTMVELLLSDHPTDCLVCEKNTQCQLQLIAAELGIRKIKYKGAMSNYKKDSSSGAIYRNLDKCIMCRRCETMCNEVQTCQVYSAVDRGFETVISPAFGRPMLDTQCTFCGQCVSVCPTAALTEVSNVAKVWEVLADPDKYVVVQTAPAIRVALGEKFGMEPGTIVTGKMVAALRRLGFDKVCDTDFAADVTILEEAHEFIDRLQNGGRLPILTSCCPSWVKFIEHQFPDLLDIPSTCKSPHIMFGTLAKTYMAEKLNIDPSKIVVVSIMPCIAKKYEISRPELEHEGQKNVDLVVTTRELADMIMEAGIDFNKLPDEDFDNPLGESTGASVIFGTTGGVIEAALRTAYEWITGETLKEVEFHSVRGLDGLKEASINIDGKDINIGVAHGLGNARKLLEEIESGKSKYHAIEIMACPGGCIDGGGQPYHFGDLDIVKKRMEAIYREDRNKPLRKSHENPEVQALYKEFIGEVGGKKAHDLLHTHYTKRQKL; translated from the coding sequence ATGAAAATGGTAAATTTAACTATAAATGATGAAAAAGTATCAGTACCAGAGGGCACTACAATTTTAGATGCTGCAAAAAAAATAAATATAAACATACCTACTCTTTGCTACCTTGATCTTCACGATATAAAAATGGTAAATAGAACTTCTTCCTGTAGAGTTTGTCTTGTTGAAGTTGAAGGAAGACGTAACCTTGCACCTTCTTGCTCTACTGAAGCTTTTGAAGGCATGATTGTTAGAACCAATAGCCCTAGAGCAATAAAAGCAAGGCGTACTATGGTAGAACTTTTATTATCAGACCATCCTACTGACTGTCTTGTCTGTGAAAAGAATACACAATGTCAACTTCAATTAATTGCTGCTGAATTAGGTATAAGAAAAATAAAATATAAGGGTGCTATGTCCAATTATAAAAAAGATTCCTCCAGTGGCGCTATATATAGAAACCTGGATAAATGTATAATGTGCAGACGATGTGAAACTATGTGCAATGAAGTTCAAACCTGCCAAGTTTACTCTGCAGTAGATAGAGGCTTCGAAACTGTAATATCTCCTGCATTTGGTCGTCCTATGCTTGATACACAGTGTACATTTTGTGGTCAATGCGTATCTGTATGCCCAACTGCAGCTTTAACTGAAGTCAGTAATGTAGCTAAAGTGTGGGAAGTACTAGCTGACCCTGATAAATATGTAGTAGTTCAAACTGCCCCCGCTATAAGAGTTGCTTTAGGAGAAAAATTTGGAATGGAGCCTGGAACCATTGTAACTGGCAAAATGGTTGCAGCATTAAGAAGATTAGGTTTTGATAAGGTATGTGATACAGACTTTGCAGCAGATGTAACTATTTTAGAAGAAGCCCATGAATTTATAGATAGACTTCAAAATGGAGGAAGGCTTCCAATACTTACAAGCTGCTGCCCTAGCTGGGTTAAATTTATAGAACATCAATTTCCTGATCTTTTAGATATACCTTCAACTTGTAAGTCCCCACATATAATGTTTGGCACTTTAGCTAAAACATATATGGCAGAAAAATTAAATATTGATCCATCTAAAATTGTAGTAGTTTCAATTATGCCATGTATTGCAAAAAAATATGAAATAAGCAGACCAGAACTTGAACATGAAGGCCAAAAAAATGTTGATCTTGTAGTTACTACAAGAGAGCTTGCAGACATGATAATGGAAGCAGGAATAGATTTTAATAAACTTCCTGATGAAGATTTTGATAATCCACTTGGAGAATCCACAGGTGCCTCTGTAATATTTGGAACTACTGGTGGTGTAATTGAGGCAGCTCTTAGAACTGCTTACGAATGGATTACTGGAGAAACTCTAAAAGAAGTAGAATTTCATAGTGTAAGAGGCCTTGATGGACTTAAAGAAGCTAGTATTAATATTGATGGTAAAGATATAAACATCGGTGTAGCTCACGGTCTTGGTAACGCAAGAAAACTTCTTGAGGAAATAGAATCTGGGAAATCAAAATATCATGCTATAGAAATAATGGCCTGCCCTGGAGGATGTATTGACGGCGGAGGTCAACCATATCACTTTGGAGATTTAGATATTGTAAAGAAAAGAATGGAAGCTATATATAGAGAGGATAGAAATAAACCTCTAAGAAAATCTCATGAGAATCCTGAAGTTCAAGCTCTATATAAAGAATTTATTGGAGAAGTAGGCGGTAAAAAAGCTCATGACCTTCTTCATACTCACTATACAAAAAGACAAAAGTTATAG